TTTTCCTTCTTTTCCGGATTTGGTCGTAACCAATACAACGCCATTTGCTGCACGGGCTCCGTAGATAGCCGCAGCGGATGCATCTTTCAGAAATTCCATATTTTGAATGTCGGAATTGGACAAATAATCAAGACTGCTTACTTCAAAACCGTCTACAATGAAAAGTGGTGAAGCATCTCCGGTTACGGTACCTACACCACGAATCTTGATGTCGAAACCCGCTCCTGGTGTTCCGTCAGTTGATGTAACTTGTACACCAGCAATTTGTCCTCCTAATGTAGCCATTACAGAACCTGTCTTAAAACCTTCTATATTTTTAGTACCTATGGAAGCTACGGAACCAGTCAAGTCGTTCTTTTTCATGGTTCCGTAACCGACAACGACAACTTCGTCCAACATGGCATTATCTGGAGTCAGTTTTACAGAAAGCTTTGTTCTTCCTTGAATCTTTATATCCTGAGTCTTATAGCCAATATAGCTAACCGACAGGACTCCGTTTTTTGGAGCATTTATTGAAAAATTACCGTCAAAGTCTGTTATTGTACCTGCCTTGCTTCCCTTTACTTGTATAGTTGCTCCAATTAAAGGAGTATCAGTTTCATCTAATATCACACCTTTTACATTAATATCTTGTGCAAACGCCATGAGGGTGATGAAGAGAGCCACGAGGGTGATATGCCCTCTTTTACTCATAGTATTGTTTATTAATTTAAACATATTCATTGTTATTTATATGATTCGTTAGCATTTAAAAATTGGGGTCAAACCAAATGATGAATGGGAATATTTGAGTACCATCTCCAACTTTGCCACTATCTCCTTCAGTGATAAAAGTCATTTGTCCAATCATCGCACCGTTGGCATAAACCTCATTTTTGTCTTTCCATTTGCCTGGATTCACTCTTACAGCCCAATTTGATGTCGGATCCACGTAAGCATATGCTTGGGTAAGATTACTGCTGTTATCATAGTAAGACATTGGTGGTCTTGCTCCATAATTAACTGCGGCTTCTTTGCCGATAGATTTATAATAAGTTTCCCAAATATAAGTTGCAAAAGAGCCGTTGCCTTTTACTGGCTGTCCATCAATGGAATTACCATCTACACTGTAATAATTGAATGTTCTTCTATAGTCCATAGCGAACTGGGATAGGTCACTTACACCTTCAATGACCGGAGCCTTAGAGATCCCTCCCTTTGTCGGATTTACTCTGAACGCAAATGGGGAATATTTTACAATAATTCCACTTGTGGCAGGAAAATTAAAGAACACAGGAGTGCTGACAGATACTTCGGCTGGCGTGTCTTTCCCCGCTGTTGCGGTTACTATAATCATACCACATTGGTTGGCTTTATAACCTTTCAATGTCAGTTCTCCGTTTGCAGGATTTATGGTTGTATTTTTCATTTGGTGTTTGATAACTACACTCCATGTGAGTTGAACGCCATCTTTTGCATCTGTCTTAGGTTTGAGATTCAATCCTGCCAGTTCATTGTTGTCATTTACTCTATATTGACTTGCTTCAACAGCTTCATCCAGACCAAGATTGTTCCCATAACGGATATAAGTAAAGTAATTTTTATTTTCTTTGATGCTCAGGTTGAAAGAAGTGATCTTTTCATTTTTAGTATTGCGGGCTTTTACCTGAATAGTATAGTCATTTATTGGAATGGTATTGCCTTTTTTGGTAGATATTACTCCCGAATGTCCTTCGATATTCAACTTTTTATCCAATTCTGCTGGAAGATTCACAAATTCGTAACTGACTTCATCGCCATCTATTTCAGTAGGAGAGAATGAAAATGCTGTACCTTGAATTCCTTCTTGATTATCATAAGAAAAAGTAGTGATAGGATTAATAAATGCGACGATGGTTATAATGAAAGCTTCGTCGAAATCAGTACTTCCATATTTGTTGGTAACTGATACGTTTACCTTACATTCTGTATCAATTTCTAATTCACTGTTTTCACTTAATGACAAGATACCTGTTGCTGGATCTATGGTGATAGGTGCATTTTCGGGTGTGATAGACTTGATGCTGTAAACCAGTTCTTCTAAAGAGCCTTTCAATACTGGTGCGGTAGAAACGTATGCCGTATTCTTTTCTGCTCTGACTGAATTGGGGGTATATAACAGTGATAATGGTTTAGATGTAATATTGAAAGTTACTGCATTCTCAAATATACCCGTCCCTGCACCAGTAGTTAGTTTTAGGTTCAGTATATATTTTCCTGGAGGTATTTCACCTTCGTAATCTCTATTAATACTGATTTTTCCAGTTTTGGTGATAGCGAAGTACTCTTTTCCTTCTTCCTGAATAATTTCATGTTTGGTGATGGATACATGGGTATCCTTGTCTGTTGTCACCTGGGCGGTTGCATCTTCATTATCAATATCTGCAAAGTCGATAGTAACTTCACTAGGTTCTACAGTAATTCCATCAGGTACGGGAGCCAGCATGTTTACTGTTACTGCATCTTTGAATTCGTGACGATTGCCGTTTGATGTACAGGATATTGTTAGTTTATATATGCCTACGGGTAGGTTCTCTGTATTTTGCAAAGAGATGGAACCACTATTGGTGTCGATTACAAAGCAATCTGTACTGTACATTTCATCGTCAAGCGTAATCTTCGTGATTGCGAAATCTGAGGGAGTAGCACCGATATATGTCGGTGAATTGAGATTAAAGTTCATAGAAGGCCCGATATCTGTCACTCCTGAGTAAAAAATGGCAAATTTGGTAGAATCAGTTGTTTCCGGGTCTGTACAAGAGGTGACAAAGTGTCCCGACAAGACGATCACTAAGACCATCAGTCCCCAACTAAATAATGTTTTAAGGTTCATATCTACTATTTTAAGTTTATTGGATTTGATAATTCAAGCTATAAGTTTTATCACCAACGGCTACCGAACAGGAAACTCCATTGGCATCGTATTCTTGTTTCATACTACCGGTAATATTAATTCCATCTGTACTGCCGTCTACCGGATATATTACAGTTAAGAAACGAGCAGCATCTCTTTTTCCTGCTGCCATATCAATATAATAAGCCGGGCGATTAAAGGATAGTTCTGCTATTGTGTTATAGGAAACTTTACCTGTGGTTTTTGTGAGTGAAATGTTATCATTATCATTGGTTGCTATGGTACGAACGAGAATATTACTTCCACTTGCAAAGTTCGTATGTGCACCTTTTTCATCCTTGTCAATAATAACTTCATTATTTGTCCCTTCACATAAATTGAAGTGTATGCTTACCGGTTTGGTCTTAGTACCTTCTCCGATTCCTTCGTCAACAATAACAAAGAATTTCTTTTCTACAAAGAAGATATAACGGCGATGAGTTAAATTTGAATATCCTGGATTTTCAAATACAACAACTTCTGTATTATTTTCTATTTTGCCGGCACTTAAATATTTGCCTTGAGTTTTGGTGTAGTTCTCTCCACCCAAAATTAAAGTATTATGCATCTTACTTTGACGGAATTCGGCGCGTCTTGCATTAACAGTAGAAGCATCCGAACCACTATATGTATAGTAATCACGTACACCTGAATCAGGAAAGAAATTGCGTCCATTATAATATAGTTCAAATGTTCCGTTATCCGGTTGATTATGAGACCACGGCTGAAGAACTGTACTTCCTGAATTATTATTGCTTAATATCATCATTGTAGATGTTTTTTCCCAACCGTTACGTAATATGTAATAGCCTGAGTTAGGAAATATTTTAGGTTCTATGTCAGGACATGCTCCAATGTTGTTTTTCCCATAAGCAGCCATGTATTTAAATTCTTCATTATCAGGGAAGAGTTCAGCAAATCTTTTGAAGTTATTATTAAGAACACTGCGATTCCATGACACTTGTCGCGTATCGTTGAATCCCGGTACGTAAAAATTCTTATTATTGTAATCTTTCACATCGAAATTTGTCCCTTCGCAATAGTTTGGGAAGGTGAATTGCATTATTATGTCTGCAGCTTTTTGAAGAGATGATTTTATATCAGGGGCTAATTTATCACCGAGATCATTAGCATCAATTAGTTTAATAAGTTTATAGCAAGTATTGACTACGTCGATATGATAACTTAAATCTAATTCATGGTGCATGCCATCTTCTAAAAATTGATTCCCAATATAATTGAAGCCGGTTTCTGCCCATTTTTTCGAATCCTTGAATTCTGGATATAATGTTCCTGCAAAAGCTAATGCGCTACCTTGTGTTGCTAATATGTTACCACCTTCTTTATATGGGTATTGTGTTAGATAATCACAATGGTCTGCAAAGCTGGTCATGAAAATAGAAAACCATTCTGGAGTGAAATTAATGGAGTTTTTGTAATATTCAAATAGTTCTACTTGATCGGCTAATCGAGATGCGGTTTGTAATTGCCACCAAGGTTTGATTCCATCTGCTTCAGTTTCAGGTTTTGGATTTTGGAAAATCCAATCACCATAGACTTCTATCCATGATTGAATATATTTTTCATCATTTGAGCAACGATATACTTTTGCTTGAGGAATAAACCATTGATGACGATGTAGTTGTTTGGGGTATTCGTCACTAGTATCACTTGGACGATTCTCCCAGTTAAGTTTGCCATCGGTTTTACTAAGCTGATATGGTAATCCATCTTTGGGATCAGTGAAGTTCTTAACATAAAATCGGTATGTCAATGCTTGATCAGCCTTCGTTTGATCTTCTTCTGTCTTAGTAATATTCATTAAATTTAGAGTTGGATTCACTGGCGCATCTGTTCTTGTTTGATAATATTTCAATAGAGCTTCTGCTGCAAAATACAAGTCACCAGCTTCATAATGTGCTTTAGCTTTTTCTAAGCCAGGATAATCTAGGTTGATCACATCAAAAAGCCTTTCATTAATAACGTTGTTTGGCTTTTGTTGAGGATAGGTAATGTTACCATCACCCTTAAGAATAAGATTCTCATCATCATCTGTGCATCCAGTGAATGCGAGTAGAGAGACTATACAAATAAAGAAAATGTTCTTCATACTTTTGGATTTTTAAATAAATAAAAATGTTATAGCTACTATAAATGAAAACGTTTTTACACTAAGAATTATAGAGAATATGATAAATCATATTCTTGTCCATTAATCGTTACTTTGATAGAAATACCTTTGGGATGAAAAGTTCCTGGAGCTGAATTTTCATTATCAATAAATTTAGCATCAATATTTAGATTATTAATTTCGGAAATATCTCCAAACGGATAAATAACTGATATGAAACGTGCGGCTGTGATGGGAATTGATTCCGTGGTTTTAGGTTGTCGAATAGTGTACTGATAACCTGCTCTTGAACCAGCCGTATTATCTCCTAATTTGTTGGATATTTTACTTGTTGACGTTGTGACAGAGAAGTCTTGTTCTGTTTCTGAAAAAGTTCTGATTAACATGTTATTATTATCTGTGAATGTAGTATGGGCCCCGTACTGTTTAGATGACTTTAGATCATCATATACTGTTGGATATGTTTTATCTGTTAGCATATGGAAATTAAGATTAACTTTATTGCTTCCTATTGAACCATAGCCTTCATCTGCTATGACAAAAAAGTTTTTATTTACATAAAAAATGGCTCTACGATGAGTTATATTATTGTATGATGCATTCTCAGTTACTAGAATATCTATATTATTTAGAGTCTCTAATTTTAGTAATTTGCCTTCCGTAACTCCACCTTGTTCTTCTCCTATAGTTTTACTCATGACCGTCAAAGTATTATGATTTTTGGTAGCTCTATAATTAGCACGATTACTATCTGTATTATAACTATAAACACCTGCATCTGGGAAAAAATTGCGTGTATTACGATATAAACCAAATGTCCCATTGTCCGGTTGACAATGCCATTGTTGATCAGGATTGTTGTTGTTTTTTAATATCATCATTGTTGAAGATTTCCCCCAACCGTTGCGGAGCATATAATAACCTGATTCTTCATATGCACTTGTGAGATGAGTAGGGGCTGTTCCTTTTTTACCTTCAGTGGACATCCATAACATTTCTTGATCGTCTGGATACATACTTGCATATATTTTAAAATTCTTAAGTAACACACTTTTGGTATATGAGCTAGCGCGTGTATCATTAAAGTTGTCAAGAGTATAATTAGGATAAATAATATCTTTTACAAATTCTGTAGCTTTCTTGAGTTTGCTAATATAAGAAGCCGGAAGCAAATTTACTTTGTTGTTTACTTTGGCAAGATCGTAAATTTCTCGAAAACTTGATATGGATGCTATGTGATAACTAGGATCTAATTCAAAATGGACTCCATCTTCTAAAAGCTGTTTATCCATTTCTTCATTCATTTTTGATGCTCCTTCTGTTGCCCATACTTCTGAATTTTTAAATTCAGGCATTAAAATACCTGCTGTGGTTATAGCTTGTGCCTGCGAAAGAGAATGATTACTACTTAAATAATAATTGAGCCGAATAGACTCTACTTCTTTTTCAAATGTAGATAAGAAAATCGAAAGCCATTCAGGGGTAAAGTTTATAGAATGGATGAAATAAGGCATAATATCCACTTGTGATGTGACACGTTCCGCTACTTGTAATCCTTTCCATTGGTAATCTTTGTCGTTACCTGCTCCACCTTCTGGAGGAAAAACAGTTCCAGGTTCATGTGGAAATGTATTTAACCAGTCACTATAGACTTCGATCCATGATTGAATGTATTTTTCATCTTTACTTATAAAATAAGCTATTGCTTGAGGAAGCATCCATTGGTGGCGATGAAGTTGGTATTTGAATTCTTGACTTGTTTCTTTATCCAAGTTGGCATTCCAATTTATCTTTTTTTGATTCTCGTCCCAAAAAGAGTAATAAGATTCAATGCCATTCTCATCTTTACTTTCATAGAAACTGCGAACATAGAATTTATATTCTAATGCTTGGTCTGCAATATTTTGATTGAAGGGTGAAATAGTTGGATTTACTAAATTAATATTGGGATTATTAACTTCGGTTCTATTTCTATAGTATTCTAATAATGCACTTGTTGCATTATAAAATTTACCTGCTTCATAGAATTCTCTTACTTTTTCTAATCCAGGATAGTTAAGGTTGATAACATCGAATAATCTAGTTTCAATGGTATCATTTAATGTTG
The DNA window shown above is from Bacteroides faecium and carries:
- the hepC gene encoding heparin-sulfate lyase HepC, encoding MKNIFFICIVSLLAFTGCTDDDENLILKGDGNITYPQQKPNNVINERLFDVINLDYPGLEKAKAHYEAGDLYFAAEALLKYYQTRTDAPVNPTLNLMNITKTEEDQTKADQALTYRFYVKNFTDPKDGLPYQLSKTDGKLNWENRPSDTSDEYPKQLHRHQWFIPQAKVYRCSNDEKYIQSWIEVYGDWIFQNPKPETEADGIKPWWQLQTASRLADQVELFEYYKNSINFTPEWFSIFMTSFADHCDYLTQYPYKEGGNILATQGSALAFAGTLYPEFKDSKKWAETGFNYIGNQFLEDGMHHELDLSYHIDVVNTCYKLIKLIDANDLGDKLAPDIKSSLQKAADIIMQFTFPNYCEGTNFDVKDYNNKNFYVPGFNDTRQVSWNRSVLNNNFKRFAELFPDNEEFKYMAAYGKNNIGACPDIEPKIFPNSGYYILRNGWEKTSTMMILSNNNSGSTVLQPWSHNQPDNGTFELYYNGRNFFPDSGVRDYYTYSGSDASTVNARRAEFRQSKMHNTLILGGENYTKTQGKYLSAGKIENNTEVVVFENPGYSNLTHRRYIFFVEKKFFVIVDEGIGEGTKTKPVSIHFNLCEGTNNEVIIDKDEKGAHTNFASGSNILVRTIATNDNDNISLTKTTGKVSYNTIAELSFNRPAYYIDMAAGKRDAARFLTVIYPVDGSTDGINITGSMKQEYDANGVSCSVAVGDKTYSLNYQIQ
- the hepC gene encoding heparin-sulfate lyase HepC, whose amino-acid sequence is MKNIFLICSCAFLTFSGCIDNVNELLTSNNIDVTSSYDTQICHTTLNDTIETRLFDVINLNYPGLEKVREFYEAGKFYNATSALLEYYRNRTEVNNPNINLVNPTISPFNQNIADQALEYKFYVRSFYESKDENGIESYYSFWDENQKKINWNANLDKETSQEFKYQLHRHQWMLPQAIAYFISKDEKYIQSWIEVYSDWLNTFPHEPGTVFPPEGGAGNDKDYQWKGLQVAERVTSQVDIMPYFIHSINFTPEWLSIFLSTFEKEVESIRLNYYLSSNHSLSQAQAITTAGILMPEFKNSEVWATEGASKMNEEMDKQLLEDGVHFELDPSYHIASISSFREIYDLAKVNNKVNLLPASYISKLKKATEFVKDIIYPNYTLDNFNDTRASSYTKSVLLKNFKIYASMYPDDQEMLWMSTEGKKGTAPTHLTSAYEESGYYMLRNGWGKSSTMMILKNNNNPDQQWHCQPDNGTFGLYRNTRNFFPDAGVYSYNTDSNRANYRATKNHNTLTVMSKTIGEEQGGVTEGKLLKLETLNNIDILVTENASYNNITHRRAIFYVNKNFFVIADEGYGSIGSNKVNLNFHMLTDKTYPTVYDDLKSSKQYGAHTTFTDNNNMLIRTFSETEQDFSVTTSTSKISNKLGDNTAGSRAGYQYTIRQPKTTESIPITAARFISVIYPFGDISEINNLNIDAKFIDNENSAPGTFHPKGISIKVTINGQEYDLSYSL
- a CDS encoding surface glycan-binding family protein; the encoded protein is MNLKTLFSWGLMVLVIVLSGHFVTSCTDPETTDSTKFAIFYSGVTDIGPSMNFNLNSPTYIGATPSDFAITKITLDDEMYSTDCFVIDTNSGSISLQNTENLPVGIYKLTISCTSNGNRHEFKDAVTVNMLAPVPDGITVEPSEVTIDFADIDNEDATAQVTTDKDTHVSITKHEIIQEEGKEYFAITKTGKISINRDYEGEIPPGKYILNLKLTTGAGTGIFENAVTFNITSKPLSLLYTPNSVRAEKNTAYVSTAPVLKGSLEELVYSIKSITPENAPITIDPATGILSLSENSELEIDTECKVNVSVTNKYGSTDFDEAFIITIVAFINPITTFSYDNQEGIQGTAFSFSPTEIDGDEVSYEFVNLPAELDKKLNIEGHSGVISTKKGNTIPINDYTIQVKARNTKNEKITSFNLSIKENKNYFTYIRYGNNLGLDEAVEASQYRVNDNNELAGLNLKPKTDAKDGVQLTWSVVIKHQMKNTTINPANGELTLKGYKANQCGMIIVTATAGKDTPAEVSVSTPVFFNFPATSGIIVKYSPFAFRVNPTKGGISKAPVIEGVSDLSQFAMDYRRTFNYYSVDGNSIDGQPVKGNGSFATYIWETYYKSIGKEAAVNYGARPPMSYYDNSSNLTQAYAYVDPTSNWAVRVNPGKWKDKNEVYANGAMIGQMTFITEGDSGKVGDGTQIFPFIIWFDPNF